Proteins from one Mycobacterium adipatum genomic window:
- a CDS encoding RDD family protein, which yields MTEQPPPPPGNYPPPPPPPPGGYPPPPQGGFPPPPPGGGYGGPPPGAGLPKEAYTPWLTRVLAWIIDILPVAILEGIGYGLLLGTRETVCVTDTSEYDLGEFCATGASTLGQVSFAITWILALAFVIWNYGYRQGTTGSSIGKSILKFKVVSESTGQPIGFGMSIVRQIAHVVDAIICYIGYLFPLWDAKRQTIADKIIKTVCLPL from the coding sequence ATGACCGAGCAACCGCCACCACCTCCCGGGAATTACCCGCCGCCTCCGCCCCCACCGCCCGGTGGGTACCCGCCGCCCCCGCAGGGTGGATTCCCCCCGCCGCCCCCGGGTGGCGGTTACGGTGGTCCGCCGCCCGGTGCCGGATTGCCGAAAGAGGCGTACACGCCGTGGTTGACGCGCGTGCTGGCGTGGATCATCGACATCCTGCCGGTGGCCATCCTGGAGGGCATCGGTTACGGCCTGCTGCTGGGAACCCGGGAGACGGTGTGTGTGACCGACACCTCCGAATACGATCTCGGTGAGTTCTGCGCCACCGGCGCTTCGACGCTGGGCCAGGTGTCCTTCGCGATCACCTGGATTCTGGCGCTCGCCTTCGTCATCTGGAATTACGGCTACCGGCAGGGGACAACGGGCTCCAGCATCGGCAAGAGCATCCTGAAGTTCAAGGTGGTCAGCGAAAGCACCGGCCAGCCAATCGGATTCGGCATGTCGATCGTGCGTCAGATCGCGCATGTGGTGGACGCCATCATCTGCTACATCGGCTACCTGTTCCCGCTGTGGGATGCCAAGCGCCAGACGATCGCCGACAAGATCATCAAGACGGTCTGCCTGCCCCTCTGA
- a CDS encoding cystathionine gamma-synthase, producing MGEQRSAHDAHRWQGLATRAIHAGFRPDPATGAVNAPIYASSTFAQDGVGGLRGGYEYARTGNPTRAALEASLAAVEEADYGRAFASGMAATDCALRALLRPGDHVVIPDDAYGGTFRLIDKVFTQWGIAYTPVALSDLDAVAAALTATTKLVWVETPTNPLLSVADIAGIAEISHRAGAKLLVDNTFASPALQRPLTLGADIVLHSTTKYIGGHSDVVGGALLTSDEELDTAFAFLQNGAGAVPGPFDAYLTMRGLKTLVLRMQRHSENAAKVAEFLVEHPAIESVLYPGLPSHPNHEVAAKQMSGFGGMVSVRLRGGRAAAQDFCARTEIFILAESLGGVESLIEHPGAMTHASTAGSQLEVPEDLVRLSVGIEEAADLLGDLEQALR from the coding sequence ATGGGTGAACAGCGAAGCGCGCACGACGCACACCGGTGGCAGGGTCTGGCGACCCGGGCCATCCACGCCGGGTTCCGGCCCGATCCGGCCACCGGCGCCGTGAACGCCCCGATCTACGCCAGTTCCACCTTCGCCCAGGACGGCGTCGGTGGCCTGCGCGGCGGTTACGAATACGCCCGCACCGGCAACCCCACCCGCGCCGCGCTGGAAGCGTCGCTGGCCGCCGTGGAGGAGGCCGACTACGGCCGGGCCTTCGCCTCGGGGATGGCTGCCACCGACTGCGCGCTGCGTGCCCTACTGCGCCCCGGCGACCACGTGGTGATCCCCGACGACGCCTACGGCGGTACCTTCCGCCTGATCGACAAGGTGTTCACCCAGTGGGGCATTGCGTACACGCCGGTGGCGCTGTCGGATCTGGACGCGGTGGCGGCCGCGCTCACCGCGACGACGAAGCTGGTCTGGGTCGAGACACCCACCAACCCGCTGCTGTCGGTCGCCGATATTGCCGGGATCGCCGAGATCTCCCACCGGGCGGGCGCGAAGCTGCTGGTGGACAACACCTTTGCCTCGCCGGCGCTGCAGCGGCCGCTGACCCTGGGCGCCGATATCGTGCTGCACTCGACGACGAAGTACATCGGCGGGCATTCCGATGTGGTCGGTGGCGCGCTGCTGACCAGCGACGAGGAACTCGACACCGCGTTCGCCTTCCTGCAGAACGGCGCGGGCGCCGTCCCCGGACCCTTCGACGCCTACCTGACCATGCGCGGGCTCAAGACCCTGGTGCTGCGCATGCAACGGCACAGTGAGAACGCCGCCAAGGTCGCCGAGTTCCTGGTCGAGCATCCGGCCATCGAATCGGTGCTCTATCCCGGCCTGCCCAGCCACCCCAACCACGAGGTGGCCGCCAAGCAGATGTCCGGCTTCGGCGGCATGGTGTCGGTGCGCCTGCGCGGCGGCCGGGCCGCGGCCCAGGATTTCTGCGCCCGGACCGAGATTTTCATCCTGGCCGAATCCCTCGGTGGGGTGGAATCCCTGATCGAGCATCCCGGCGCGATGACCCACGCCTCGACGGCGGGGTCCCAACTGGAGGTGCCCGAGGATCTGGTCCGGCTGTCGGTGGGCATCGAGGAGGCCGCCGACCTGCTCGGCGATCTGGAGCAGGCGCTGCGCTAG
- a CDS encoding cystathionine beta-synthase gives MRIARHISELIGNTPLVQLNSVVAPGSGLVAAKIEYLNPGGSSKDRIAIKMIDAAEASGELKPGGTIVEPTSGNTGVGLALVAQQRGYRCVFVCPDKVSEDKRNVLRAYGAEVVVCPTAVAPDDPASYYSVSNRLVEEIEGAWKPDQYSNPMGPESHYETTGPEIWADTDGKITHFVAGVGTGGTITGTGRYLKEVSGGRVQVIGADPEGSVYSGGTGRPYLVEGVGEDFWPSAYDPAVPDRIIAVSDADSFEMTRRLAREEALLVGGSCGMAVVAALKVAEEAGPDAVVVVLLPDGGRGYLSKVFNDAWMSSYGFLRSRLDGSVDDVTVGEVLRRKSGELPDLVHTHPSETVRDAISILREYGVSQMPVVGAEPPVMAGEVAGSVSERELLSAVFEGRAKLADAVALHMSEPLPLIGSGELLGTAAKELRDSDAVMVVEDGKPIGVLTRHDLLGSLSESAAHR, from the coding sequence ATGCGCATCGCCAGGCACATCAGTGAGCTCATCGGCAATACCCCGCTGGTCCAGCTGAACTCGGTGGTCGCACCGGGGTCGGGCCTGGTCGCCGCGAAGATCGAGTACCTCAACCCGGGCGGCAGCTCCAAGGACCGGATCGCGATCAAGATGATCGACGCCGCCGAGGCCTCCGGCGAGCTCAAGCCCGGCGGCACCATCGTCGAACCCACCTCCGGTAACACCGGGGTGGGGCTGGCCCTGGTCGCGCAACAACGCGGTTACCGCTGCGTGTTCGTCTGCCCGGACAAGGTCAGCGAGGACAAGCGGAATGTGCTGCGCGCCTACGGTGCCGAAGTGGTGGTGTGCCCCACCGCCGTCGCCCCGGACGACCCGGCCAGCTATTACAGCGTGTCCAACCGTTTGGTCGAGGAGATCGAGGGGGCCTGGAAACCCGACCAGTACTCCAACCCGATGGGGCCGGAGAGCCATTACGAGACCACCGGTCCCGAGATCTGGGCCGATACCGACGGCAAGATCACGCACTTTGTCGCCGGTGTGGGCACCGGTGGCACCATCACCGGCACCGGTCGCTACCTCAAGGAGGTGTCCGGCGGCCGCGTCCAGGTGATCGGCGCCGATCCGGAGGGGTCGGTCTATTCGGGCGGTACCGGTCGCCCGTACCTCGTAGAAGGCGTCGGCGAGGATTTCTGGCCCAGCGCATACGATCCCGCCGTCCCGGACCGCATCATCGCGGTGTCCGATGCCGACTCCTTCGAGATGACGCGGCGACTGGCCCGCGAGGAGGCCCTGCTGGTCGGCGGATCGTGCGGGATGGCGGTGGTGGCCGCGCTGAAGGTCGCCGAGGAGGCCGGACCCGACGCCGTGGTGGTGGTGCTGCTCCCCGACGGTGGACGCGGTTACCTGTCAAAGGTTTTCAACGATGCCTGGATGTCCTCGTACGGTTTCCTGCGCAGCAGGCTGGACGGTTCCGTCGACGACGTCACGGTCGGAGAGGTGTTGCGCCGCAAGTCCGGTGAACTGCCGGATCTGGTGCACACCCATCCGTCCGAGACGGTGCGCGACGCCATCAGCATCCTGCGCGAGTACGGGGTGTCGCAGATGCCGGTGGTGGGCGCCGAACCTCCGGTGATGGCCGGCGAGGTGGCGGGCAGTGTGTCCGAAAGGGAGCTGCTGTCAGCGGTTTTCGAAGGACGGGCAAAGCTGGCCGACGCTGTGGCGCTGCACATGAGTGAGCCCCTGCCGCTGATCGGATCCGGTGAACTACTCGGAACCGCGGCAAAAGAGCTGCGGGACAGCGACGCTGTCATGGTCGTCGAGGACGGCAAGCCGATCGGCGTGCTGACCCGCCATGACCTGTTGGGATCGCTGTCCGAGAGCGCCGCGCATCGCTAG
- a CDS encoding GOLPH3/VPS74 family protein, with amino-acid sequence MAQIAEDLFLLLLDNASGRPGLDRRRRQRVLGAATLLDLAWSCRVRPSVEGEPAGRLIALTGTGPLDPITGPALELLSQRPLKPAAAITKLSRHTEDRLVAHLERSAQIRRIPLPSKSFTKWAASAEPVLPLVNRDRAGPARSALLSALFDRRPPAPPTAAIISLLHATDGLGALLSLNDRGWRWVHARAGEIALGSWVDESPTGLPEINLAVTVSALRPALGS; translated from the coding sequence GTGGCCCAGATCGCCGAGGACCTGTTCCTGCTGCTGCTCGACAACGCGTCGGGACGGCCCGGCCTGGACCGACGGCGCAGGCAACGCGTTCTCGGCGCGGCCACCCTGCTGGATCTGGCCTGGTCCTGCCGTGTCCGGCCGTCGGTCGAGGGTGAACCGGCCGGGCGCCTGATCGCGCTGACCGGGACGGGCCCGCTGGATCCAATCACCGGACCGGCCCTGGAGTTGCTCTCGCAACGGCCGTTGAAGCCGGCGGCGGCGATCACCAAACTCAGCAGGCACACCGAGGACCGTCTCGTCGCACACCTGGAGCGCAGCGCGCAGATCCGCCGGATCCCGTTGCCGTCCAAGAGTTTCACGAAGTGGGCCGCGTCCGCGGAACCGGTGCTGCCACTGGTGAACCGCGACCGCGCCGGCCCGGCGCGGTCGGCGCTGCTGTCGGCCCTGTTCGACCGCCGCCCGCCGGCCCCGCCGACAGCGGCCATCATCTCGCTGCTGCACGCCACCGACGGTCTCGGGGCGCTGCTGAGCCTCAACGACCGCGGCTGGCGCTGGGTGCACGCCCGCGCCGGCGAGATCGCACTGGGCAGCTGGGTCGACGAGTCACCGACCGGACTGCCGGAGATCAACCTGGCCGTCACGGTGTCTGCGCTGCGGCCGGCCCTGGGCTCCTAG
- the greA gene encoding transcription elongation factor GreA yields MTDTQVTWLTEEAFDRLKAELDQLIANRPVIAAEINDRREEGDLRENGGYHAAREQQGQEEARIRQLQELLNNAKVGEAPKQSGVALPGSVVKVQYGDDKNDTETFLIATRQEGVSDGKLEVYSPKSPLGEALLDAKVGDTRSYTIPNGSTVTVTLLSAEPYHS; encoded by the coding sequence ATGACCGACACTCAGGTCACCTGGCTGACCGAAGAGGCTTTCGACCGGCTGAAGGCGGAGCTCGATCAGCTGATCGCCAATCGTCCCGTCATCGCCGCCGAGATCAACGACCGCCGCGAAGAGGGCGACCTGCGCGAGAACGGTGGATACCATGCCGCCCGCGAGCAGCAGGGCCAGGAAGAGGCGCGCATCCGTCAGCTCCAGGAGCTGCTGAACAACGCCAAGGTCGGCGAGGCCCCCAAGCAGTCCGGCGTCGCACTGCCCGGCTCGGTGGTCAAGGTGCAGTACGGCGATGACAAGAACGACACCGAGACATTCCTGATCGCGACCCGCCAGGAAGGCGTCAGCGACGGCAAGCTGGAGGTGTACTCGCCCAAGTCTCCCCTGGGTGAGGCGCTGCTCGACGCCAAGGTCGGCGACACCCGCAGCTACACCATTCCCAACGGCAGCACCGTCACGGTGACCCTGCTCAGCGCGGAGCCCTACCACTCCTGA
- a CDS encoding alpha/beta hydrolase, which yields MTAPSKVSGSPRTAISPVRARQSRRFPVGDWRPVEVVEDGASIAGRIAGLVAMMTIRPTLAIGSHVPKLPWPFGIVDFAARVLRPAPGTVRATIALPNCTAQLVRAAGVLPADGMRSVVLYLHGGAFLSCGVNTHGRLTTELSKFADSPVFVVNYRMIPKHSIGVALDDCYDAYRWLRLTGYAPENIVLAGDSAGGYLALALAQRLQAEGIEPEVPAAVVTMSPLFEIDNTHRTQHPNARTDAMFPPKAFDALVDMIGTVAARHGEEVYEPLQNIEPGLPRTLIHVSGSEVLLNDARKAARMLAEAGVPVEVRIWPGQMHVFQLCSPLVNEATRSLRQIGDYIREATW from the coding sequence ATGACGGCACCAAGCAAGGTCTCAGGTTCACCGCGCACGGCGATAAGCCCAGTTAGAGCGCGGCAATCCCGGCGATTCCCGGTCGGTGACTGGCGCCCCGTCGAGGTCGTCGAGGACGGCGCCAGCATCGCGGGCCGGATCGCCGGACTGGTTGCCATGATGACCATCCGGCCAACTCTGGCAATCGGTAGCCATGTCCCCAAGCTGCCCTGGCCCTTCGGCATCGTCGACTTCGCCGCGCGGGTGCTGCGGCCGGCCCCCGGCACGGTCCGCGCCACCATCGCGCTGCCGAACTGCACGGCCCAACTCGTCCGCGCCGCCGGCGTGCTGCCCGCCGACGGCATGCGCAGCGTCGTTCTTTACCTGCACGGCGGGGCCTTTTTGTCCTGCGGCGTGAACACGCATGGCCGCCTGACCACGGAGCTGTCGAAATTCGCCGACAGCCCGGTGTTCGTCGTGAACTACCGGATGATCCCCAAGCACTCGATCGGGGTGGCCCTCGACGACTGTTACGACGCCTACCGGTGGCTGCGGCTGACCGGGTACGCGCCGGAGAACATCGTGCTCGCCGGTGACTCGGCGGGTGGATACCTGGCGCTGGCGCTGGCCCAGCGGCTGCAGGCCGAGGGTATCGAGCCCGAGGTGCCGGCCGCTGTCGTGACCATGTCCCCGTTGTTCGAGATCGACAACACGCACCGCACCCAGCACCCGAACGCCCGCACCGATGCGATGTTCCCGCCGAAGGCGTTCGACGCCCTGGTCGACATGATCGGCACGGTCGCCGCGCGGCACGGCGAAGAGGTCTACGAGCCGCTGCAGAACATCGAACCCGGGCTGCCGCGCACCCTCATCCACGTCTCCGGGTCGGAGGTGCTGCTCAACGACGCGCGCAAGGCCGCGCGGATGCTGGCCGAGGCCGGCGTCCCGGTCGAGGTGCGCATCTGGCCCGGTCAGATGCACGTGTTCCAGCTGTGTTCACCGCTGGTCAACGAGGCGACCCGGTCGCTGCGTCAGATCGGTGACTACATTCGAGAGGCGACGTGGTGA